The genomic window CGGTTGTCAGTTTGGTAGCTGGCGTATTCCCACGCTCCCTTCGGTTCAATCACCATATACACATGGTCACCCCGCACGAACGTATCGACCATCTGCACCGGCGTGCCGAAATCCACCACATCCAACTTGTGCTGCAAGTTGGCAGGCAACTGGGTCTTGCTAAAATCCACGAGAAGATTGCGGCCTTGGCGACGTACGTCGATGCCGATGTTCACATCCGACAAATCCACTTGGATGCGCCCTTCACCGTTCTTGCCACGTCGAAAATCGATGTCCCGCAGGCTATGCTTCTGACTGGCCGACGCGCTCTCTGGAGCAAATCGAGAGGTGCCGGTGCTGCTGGCCAAAGCGGCTGTTTGCAAAGTGATCAACAAGTCGTTGCCCACCAGTTTGGTACTGTAAGGCAGTGAGCGATTCAGGTTGAGCACCAAGCGCGTACGATCTTCACCTTGGATAATCTCGACGTTGCGGAGCTCGCTCTGGTTGAACTCTTGCGTAGAACGTCCCAGCTCGTTGGACGCCCCCATGAAGTCCACGATAATGCGAGACGGCCCATCTACACTAAAGCTCTCCGGGAGACGACTCAGTGCCTTGCTTAGGCTGACTTTAATGACTAACGTATTAGTCTCGGCCGCATTAGCCGAAACCGCTACTAAGCTATTTTGCCAATCTGCCGCGTGAGCGCCCGCTGCACCTGTCAGTAGCGCCAACATCGCCCAACGTGCGATCTGCTTCTTCATCTTGTCGAACAATCTCATTGTTGAACTCCCGTTCACTCTACCAATTGCAGTGCGCTCTGGCGCTCAGACCAGTCACCGCCGCTGTCTTGTACCATTTCCCGCAACTTGATGGCCGTTTCGGAGATCGAGATGATCTGGCCGAAATTTTGCCCTATGTAGTTGCCCGCACGGACATTGTGAATACGACCATCCGGTGCACGCACCACCGCATAACTCGCCTTAGCCATCTGAAAGTAACCAACCATCTTCAAGCTTTCCAGCGGATACTCTTCTAGCATCTCGTGGTGACGATCCAAATCAGGTTCATTCAGGCCGGGGCGCCCACCCTGCTTAAGGCTAGGCTTACGTGGCTTGAACGGATCGGGCAAGTTGGTCGCGTTGTTATAGCTGAACACCTCGTAGGGCTTGGCCTCAGGCGGCGGGCTAATCTTGCCGCGCATCCCATCGCCTGCTTTGGCGATAAAATCCTTGAGATCAGGGAACTCATCCCCCGCGCACGCGGACAGCGTCAACAGCAAGAGTAGAGCCGTCAGCCGTTTCATTTCGGCGCCCCTGCGGCTTTAGCAGCTTTCTTTTGTGCAGCTAACTCAGCGTCATCCAAATAGCGGTAGGTCTTGGCAGTGGCATCCATTCCCAGTGCACCTGAGCCACCTTGGCTGATGGCGATATCGTTCAAGGTAACAATGCGCGAAAGCTGTGAGATGTCGCTGGCGAAATGGCCGATATCGTCATAATCACCGGTGACGCGAATAGCGATGGGCTGTTCAGCAAATACGCCGGTGATCACCTCGGGAGCAGGACGAAACAATTCGAATTGCAGGCCGCGTCCCAAACCCGCCTGATTGATATCAGTCAACAGCGCATCCATCTCTGACTTATTCGGCAGTTGCTTAAGCAAAGCACCAAATGATTGCTCGGTTACCTGCATCTGCTTCTTGATCAGATCGAGATTGATCGCCTGCCGTTTTTTGTCGAGGAAGACATTTTTAAGCGTAGTCTCCTCGACCTGATAACCGCTCAGCGTATCCCATTGACCTTGCCAATCCAATAAGGCGCCGACCACTAACACCAGCAAGAAAATCAAGGACAGCGAGAACAACTTGACCGATTGCGGCCATTCACCTGGCGTTTTCGGATTGACCGCTTTCAGTTCGTCGAGCAATTTCACGAGTTCCCTCCATGCTTCTCATCAGCCGATTTAGCGGCTTCAGGATGGGTCACGTTAAAATTCAGCGAGAACTCATTGGTTCGTACGTTATTGGCCAAAGAGGTATGAATGTCCACCAATACGGGAGAGTCCAGCCATGGCGAGTCTTCAATCGAACGCATCAACGTAGAAACGCGACCATTCGACTGAGCGTAGCCAATCAGATTGATCTGCTTACCCGTTTGTTTGATGGATTTGATGTACACGCCTTCGGGGAGCAAGTGCAGCATCTGGTCGAGCAGGTGCACCACATCTGCACGGGTACTTTGCAGATCTTCGACCACCGTCTTGCGCGCCATCAATGAATTACTCTGCTCACGCAATTGACGAATATCGGCAATCTGCGCATCCAGTACAGCGATCTCTTGCTTCAAATAATTGTTGCGGCGCTCCTGATAATCAATCTTGCCACCGATCACCAGATGAACAACGCCAACCACCAGCAAACCAAGCAAAACAGCCAGCACACTGAATGCGATAAATTCGTTTTGTCGGGCGCGCCGCTTTTCTGCGCGATGCGGAAGAAGATTGATACGAATCATGACGGATCGAACCTCCGCAGCGCCAATCCGCAGGCAACCAATAAAGACGGCGCATCCAGCAGCAACTGACGCTGGGTGATACGCTTGGATAAGCTCATGTTCACAAAAGGATTCACCAACTCGGTCGGAATACCCGTTTGCTTGCCGATAGCTGCAACCAATCCCTCAATACCTGCACCCCCACCCGCAACGATCAGCTTGCTGATGTCGCTATAGGGAGACGAACTATAGAAGAATTGCAAAGCACGCATCACTTCCATCGCCACGTTTTCACGGAATGGGTCGAGCACGTCGGTCACATAGTTATCGGGCAGACCGCCTTTACGCTTGGCGATCTCCGCCTCTTCGGGTGACAGGCCAAACAGCCCCTGTATCTGTCGATTAAGTTGATCGCCGCCCACTTGTTGATCTCGTGAGTAGATCGACTCTCCCCCCTTCAATACATTGATGTTGGTTGAATTCGAACCCACATCAACTAGCGCGACCAGACTCTCCTCAGCATCCACCAGCGACAGCGGAGAGATCAAGCCAAACGCCACTTGCTCAGCGTACGACTCAACATCGATGATCACTGCTTTTAAGCCAGCCGATTGCGCGGCAGCCACTCTATCTTCGACATTGGCTTTGCGGGAAGCGGCCAAAAACACCACGATCTCCTCCGCATTACCGGGTGCTGGGCCCAGCACCTGAAAATCCAAGTTGACCTCCTCCATCGCAAACGGGATGTACTGACTCGCTTCCGCCTCGATCTGCAACTCCAATACCTCTTCGTCCAACCCTGCCGCCAACAGGATGCGGCGAGTAATGACCGCCGATGCAGGTAGTGCCATGCAAACGTTACGGGTATTGGAGCCTAGTCGATTCCAAGCGCGCTCTAGGCAGGCGGCAACAACTTCGAGATTATTGATCGCGCCATCGGTGATCGCATCCTTCGGCAAAGGTTCGATGGCATAGTGTTCCAGTTGATAGTTGTTCCCGCTTTTGCTCAACTCAACCAACTTAATGGCAGACGAGCCTATATCCACCCCGATCAATGGATGGGAGCGATCACGAAAGAAGCTCAGCTTGAAATCGAATTTCCCGTTAAACATGAGCCAGAAGGCGACGGTTTTTAGTTATGCGAGGCATCCTAACAACATCCTTTAGGTGTGTAAATAAACCTTGCTGTTTTTTATTCACTTTTTAGGAAATTAAGTAGCAGCCCGACCGAATCCCCAGGAGACACATCGGCACCTATTTATTTATCTTTAATCCGCTTAGCCGATATAATCCGCCCCAGCCCCATCCTTATACGACCATACACCATGACCTCTCGCTGGTGGTTCTACCCCGCCCTTGCTGCCTTTGCTGCCGTGCTAGTGCCCGCACTGATATTAGGTTTTGCAGCCATCATGACCTATCCCACGCTGCCTTCGTTAGAGGTGCTGACAGACTACCGCCCCAAAGTACCATTGCGGGTGTATAGCTCGGACGGCGTACTGCTGGGCGAATTCGGCGAAGAGCGTCGCGCACTGGTAAAGATTGACGAAGTCCCTGATTTAATGAAAAAAGCCATTTTGGCCGCAGAAGATGATCGCTTCTATCAGCATGGTGGCATAGATTATCTTGGCGTACTGCGTGCCGCACTATCCAACTTCACCTCCGACTCCAAGCAAGGTGCCAGCACCATTACCATGCAGGTGGCACGCAACTTCTTCCTCACCAAAGAGAAAACCATCACCCGCAAGTTCAACGAGATGCTTTTAGCATTCAAGATTGAGCACAGTCTGAGCAAGAACGATATCTTCCAGCTTTACATCAATCAAATTTACTTAGGCCAACGTGCTTACGGCTTCGCCGCCGCTTCGCAGATTTATTTTGGTAAAACGCTGGATCAACTACATCCCGCAGAGATGGCAATGCTGGCCGGCCTACCCAAAGCTCCTTCAGCTTACAATCCAGTTGCCAATCCCAAGCGCGCCAAACTGCGCCAGATGTACGTATTGCGCCGGATGCACGAACTAAAATTCATCGACGATAGCGAGTACAAGACCGCTCAGGACGAGCAGCTTAACGTCAAGCATGGCTATCAATCATTCGCGGTACGCGCCGACTTCCTGTCCGAGATGGTGCGCCAAGAAGTCTATGACCGCTTTCAGGAAGCGACATACACCCAAGGTTACCGCGTCTATACCACCATTCGCCAAGCAGACCAGCGGGCCGCCTACGAATCCGTTCGTCGTGGCGTGATCGACTACGATCACCGTCACGGTTACCGCGGGCCCGAAGGCTTTGTGAGCATCGCCCAAGGCGGTGAGGAGACTCTGGAAGACGCTCTGCAAGAAATCAGTGAGAGCGATGACCTATTGCCCGCCATTGTCCAGAACGTCAGCTCGAACTCCGTCTCTGCGTATTGCCGGGGAGGCGAGATTGCCGAGATCAGTGGCGACGGATTAAAGTTTGCACAGCGCGCATTTAGTGAAAAGACCCCGCTCAATCAACGCATCCGAGTTGGCTCCATCATACGAGTACAACGCAATGACAAAGGCGCATGGCAGATTACACAATTGCCCCAAGTCGAAGCCGCGTTCGTCGCCGCCAGCCCACAGACCGGCTCGATCTTTGCCTTGGTAGGCGGCTTCGATTTTGGCCGCAATAAGTTCAATCACATTACCCAAGCTTGGCGACAGCCTGGCTCCAGTATCAAGCCGTTCATCTATTCAGCGGCGCTGGAGAAGGGCATTACCCCAGCCACCATCTTTCAGGATGCCCCGCTGACTTTTGACTCCTCGCAAACTGGTAGCGAAGCTTGGTCACCTAAAAATTTTGATGGCAAGTTCGATGGTCCGATGCGGGTGCGCGCAGCCTTAACCAAGTCTAAGAATCTGGTGACAGTGCGCATCATGCAAGCGATCACGCCTGAGTTCGCCCGCGAACACCTCGCCCGCTTCGGCTTCGATCCCGAGAAGCATCCGCCTTACCTGACGACGGCATTAGGTGCAGGTTCGGTCACACCGATGCAGATGCTGGTCGGCTACTCCACCTTTGCCAACGGCGGCTACCGCATTGCGCCTTACTTCATCGACCGCATCGAGGATGGCAAGGGCAAAGTACTGAGCCTAGCCAAGCCCCTAGTCGCTGGCGATTCCGCTGAACAGGTGATTGACGTGCGCAACTCCTACACCATGATCAGTATGATGCAAGATGTAGTGAGCCGGGGAACAGCAACGCGGGCGATGCAACTTGGACGTCATGACCTCGCGGGCAAGACTGGAACCACGAGTGACTCGATGGATGCGTGGTTCTGTGGCTTCCAGGCTTCATTGGTCGGCATCTCTTGGATCGGCTTCGACACTCCACGCTCTCTGGGTGACAAGGAAACCGGTGGGATGGCAGCACTTCCGATCTGGATGGGCTATATGGCTAAGGCACTGAAAGACGTGCCTGAAGTCGAATATCAGATGCCCGAAGGCATGGTTGCGTTAAAAATCAACGATAGTGGCCGACGCGACCCAGACGGGGCCATCACAGAGTTCTTCTACGAAGAACACGCTCCCGCATCCCTCCTGGAAACGTTAGCCAAGCCATTCGAGGCTATCAAGGACAAGCTGTTCTCGCCATGAAACGTGACCTGATGCGCGAGCAAATCGCGCACCACGCGGCTCGTCTGATAGCCGAGGATGGCGTCACCGATTTTGCCTTTGCCAAGCGCAAGGCTGCCCGCCAAATGGGAGCTCCTGACACGCACCACCTACCGAGCAATCAGGAAGTGGAAGCGGCGTTGCGTAGCTTTCGCGCCTTGTATCAGCACGACAGCCACCCCAGCGTGGTACGCGCCCTACGCGAACAGGCGCTCTACACCATGCAGCAGCTCAGTCAGTTCCACCCGTACCTGACCGGCTCTGTTTTGAGCGGAACAGCTGGTGAACAGTCAGACATCAATCTAGTGGTGTTTTCGGATGATGAGAAGGCGGTGTTACTCTACCTACTCAAACTCGGGATCGAATTCGATGGTGGCGAATGGAAAGTGTCACTATCAGGCAGGATGCAGACCGTACCCAACTACACGCTGCAAACAGAGTCTGGTGTCCCGCTACATCTGACTGTACTCCCCGACAGCGCCCGCCATAGCAGCGGACGCAAACCGGAAACTCATGCCGACATCGCAGCGGTGACTGCGCTATTACACGATAGTCAAATCAATACAATGCCTGATTCACCGCAGCCAGATCATCTTCACTCAGATCGCCCGCAGCCGCTTTGAGACGCAAACGGCTCATCAGGAAGTTGTATTCCGCCTGATAAAGGTCGCGGCGGGTAGCATAGAGTTGCTGCTGCGCGTTGAGCACATCAAGGTTGGTACGAACGCCGACTTCCTGCCCCAACTTGCTGGCATCCAACAAACTCGCGCTGGATTTCAGTGCCTGTTGTAAGGCACCCACCTGAGCGATGCCGCTTTCCACCCCCAGATAGGCTTGCTGCGTTTGCAACTCGACATTGCGACGCGCGGTTTCTAGCTCTTGACGAGCGCGCTCACGATTAGCCTCCGCTTCGCGCCATTTTGATTGGGTTGCCATGCCTTGGAAGATAGGCACCGTCACTTGCACTCCGACGACGGTGTTGCGGGTATCACTACCGAAGCCGAAGGTGCCGCCGTTAGCATTGTTCTGCCCATAGCTGGCAACGATATCTGCCGTCGGTGAGTGGCCACTCATGCTGCGCGTCACTTCCTTATCAGCGAGCTCGGCACCTGCTTGCGCGGCGGTTACTTGCGGATTATGCAAAGTGGCCGTTTCGATCCAGCCACTCATCACCGCCGGCTGAGGCGGGTCAAGTCGTAGCTCTTGATTCAAGATACGCAAATCATTGCTGGTAGTGCCAGTGAGTTGCTGCAAGGCGCGACGCTTCACAAGTAAGCCACTTTGGGCAGCGATCAATTGCGAGTTGACCAAATCGTGGCGGGCTTGTGCTTCATAGACATCGGTGACAGTAGCGCTGCCCACTTCAAAGTTTCGCTTGGCTTGAGCCAACTGCTCAGCAATGGCAGTCTTTTGCGCTTCAGCCAATTGCACACTATCTTGTGCCATCAGCACATCGAAATAGGCTTGTGCCACACGCAACACCAAGTCCTGCTCGGCAGCGCGAAACTGAGCATCCGCCATCACCACTTGCAACTCAGATTGACTATAGCCCAACCAGTTCTGTGGGCGAAACAAGGGCTGCACCAACGCAACGGTGTAGCCGTAACTGTTGTAGCGGCTGGTATAGGGATTCGGCAAACCAAAGCGAGCGTTAGTCGCCGAGTTAGTCGTCGAGTTATTGAACGTACTGTTAGCTACCAAATTGACGCTAGGCAGCAGCAGAGCGCGCCCCTGAGTCAGCTTTTCCTGACCCGCCTGATGGGTGGCACGGGCAGCGGCGAATATGGAGTCCAATCCTTGCGCTGCATGGTACGCGTCCAGCAAGTCCATGCCCTGCGCCACAGGCGCGGCGAACATGGCCAGCAAACAGTAAAGGGACTTAAGTTTCATCGAGGAATACCTATATAAGACTTCTCTAATGCTATCAAAACGCTCGTATTTAGTGCAACTTTCCGGCGCATTATAGCTTCGATAGCCACATACGCATCAAATCGGGCGGCTATTTCAACGCGCCGTAAACCATCCATATCAGCATCGCCGTCAGCACCGCCGTGATCGCCATCAGCCAGCGGTTGCGCAACTGAGTCTGGCGGAAGTGCATTTCCAATATATCTTCGAGTTGGTCGAGACGCTTATCGTTTAAACGCTGATACAGCAAGCGCGGCAGTTGTGGCAACAGCATAGCGTAGTGAGGCGCCTCTTCCTGCATAGATTTAACGAAGCCTCGCCAGCCGATTTGCTCGCTCATCCAGCGTTCCAGCCATGGCTTGGCCGTTTTCCACAGATCGAGTTCGGGATCGAGTTGCAACCCCAACCCTTCGATATTGAGCAAAGTCTTTTGCAGCAGCACCAGTTGCGGCTGGATTTCAATGCCGAAGCGACGCGAAGTCTGGAACAGCCGCAATAGCACGCGCCCGAACGAAACCTCCCGCAGAGGCTTATCAAAGATCGGTTCGCACACCGAACGGATAGCCGCTTCCAATTCATCCACCCTCGTGTCAGCGGGCGCCCAGCCAGATTCAATGTGGACTTCAGCCACTCGCTTGTAATCACGCCGGAAGAAGGCTATGAAGTTCTGCGCCAGATAGCTTTTGTCGGTATCAGTGAGCGTGCCCATAATGCCGAAATCCAGCGCGATGTAGCGTCCGTCACGCGCCACTTGGACATTGCCAGGGTGCATGTCGGCGTGGAAAAAACCGTCACGGAACACTTGGGTGTAAAAGATCTCTACGCCGTCAGCCGCCAGCTTGGAAATATCCACGCCGGCTGCACGGATCGCCTCCACCTGACTCACCGGAATGCCGTGCATCCGTTCCATCACCATCACCGACTCTGAGCACCAATCCCAATAGATCTCGGGCACCAGCAGCAAATTGGACGTGGCAAAGTTGCGCTTCAACTGGCTGGCACTGGCCGCCTCGCGCATCAAGTCGAGTTCGTCGTGCAAATGCTTGGAAAATTCAGCCACCACTTCACGCGGCTTGAGGCGGCGGCCATCTGCCCAGAATCGCTCCAGCAATGCTGCGGCAGCATCGAGTAAGTCGAGATCGTGTTCGATCACGCGAGCGATGCCGGGACGCAGCACCTTCACAGCGACCTCGCGGCCATCGGGCAAAGCGGCGAAATGCACTTGTGCGACAGAAGCGCTGGCGATCGGTATCTCGTCGAAGCGGGCGAACACCTGGCTCAAAGGCTTACCAAAATTAGCCTCCAGCAAGGCGATGGCTTGCGACGATGGGAACGGCGGCACCTGATCCTGCAACTTCGCCAGCTCGTCGGCCAAGTCAGTCGGCATCAGATCACGGCGGGTGGACAACATCTGGCCGAACTTGACGAAGATCGGCCCTAGCGACTCCAGCGCCAATCTCAAGCGTTCAGCACGAGGCGCATCGGTATCGCGAAAGAACATCAACCAATTGAGGGTGATACGCAAAAAGGCGGTGCGTTCGTGGGCAAGAATGAACTCATCCAAGCCGAAGCGCAGCACGACAAATAAAATCTTGAGGACACGCAACAATCGCATGAATTACTTTCCGCTGGAAAGCCTAGCCAAGCGCTGTTCCAGTCTAGCCACGTCGTCGCGCAACTGATCCACTTGCTGTACGAATCCAGCCACCTGCTCCGGTTTGGCCAGCAGCGGGCGTTCTTCCGTCCAGTATTCGGCCAGCGCTTGCGACAGGTTCAGGGCTGTGGCGCGCATTTGGCGGTGCTTGCCGGTGACAAGCTGCACAATGCGCTGGGCCGCAATGTCTCCGGTCACACGACTGATGTCTTCCGCCGCATCCCAACGCAGATTGCGACTGAGATAGAAAATCTCGGCCAGCAGCGCGGCATCGCCGGATGTCTGGATTTGGCTGTAGGCGCTCTCGTCCTGAAACGCCAAACGAGGCAGCAGCGAAGGCGGCAGGACGCACACAGCATCTGCGCTGACAACCTCTTCCGTCGCACTCAGCAAGCCATCCTCCCCCACGATGCAAGCAATGGAAAACGGCGCAATGCGGAATTGCGCCGTTTTACCTGCGAACTTGGCCAGCCGAGGCTGCGCCCAGCCACTGCCCGCAAGCAGATGGTTGAGCGTAGCGATGGCCGGCTGAGCAAACATCTCAGTTGACTTGTTGGATACCTGCCAACAGCCACACCGCCTTGTCGTCGCGCAGATTCTTTTGCACGTGCCAGATTTCGTCGAAGTGCTCAGGTGCAGCACCGTTTTCCACCAACTGACCGCTCAGACGCACGCTGGCGATGGCGATATCGCCCTCTTCTGCCACTTCGATCAGCTCGACATTAATGCTGGTCA from Ferriphaselus amnicola includes these protein-coding regions:
- a CDS encoding pilus assembly protein PilP → MKRLTALLLLLTLSACAGDEFPDLKDFIAKAGDGMRGKISPPPEAKPYEVFSYNNATNLPDPFKPRKPSLKQGGRPGLNEPDLDRHHEMLEEYPLESLKMVGYFQMAKASYAVVRAPDGRIHNVRAGNYIGQNFGQIISISETAIKLREMVQDSGGDWSERQSALQLVE
- a CDS encoding type IV pilus inner membrane component PilO gives rise to the protein MKLLDELKAVNPKTPGEWPQSVKLFSLSLIFLLVLVVGALLDWQGQWDTLSGYQVEETTLKNVFLDKKRQAINLDLIKKQMQVTEQSFGALLKQLPNKSEMDALLTDINQAGLGRGLQFELFRPAPEVITGVFAEQPIAIRVTGDYDDIGHFASDISQLSRIVTLNDIAISQGGSGALGMDATAKTYRYLDDAELAAQKKAAKAAGAPK
- a CDS encoding PilN domain-containing protein — translated: MIRINLLPHRAEKRRARQNEFIAFSVLAVLLGLLVVGVVHLVIGGKIDYQERRNNYLKQEIAVLDAQIADIRQLREQSNSLMARKTVVEDLQSTRADVVHLLDQMLHLLPEGVYIKSIKQTGKQINLIGYAQSNGRVSTLMRSIEDSPWLDSPVLVDIHTSLANNVRTNEFSLNFNVTHPEAAKSADEKHGGNS
- a CDS encoding pilus assembly protein PilM, encoding MFNGKFDFKLSFFRDRSHPLIGVDIGSSAIKLVELSKSGNNYQLEHYAIEPLPKDAITDGAINNLEVVAACLERAWNRLGSNTRNVCMALPASAVITRRILLAAGLDEEVLELQIEAEASQYIPFAMEEVNLDFQVLGPAPGNAEEIVVFLAASRKANVEDRVAAAQSAGLKAVIIDVESYAEQVAFGLISPLSLVDAEESLVALVDVGSNSTNINVLKGGESIYSRDQQVGGDQLNRQIQGLFGLSPEEAEIAKRKGGLPDNYVTDVLDPFRENVAMEVMRALQFFYSSSPYSDISKLIVAGGGAGIEGLVAAIGKQTGIPTELVNPFVNMSLSKRITQRQLLLDAPSLLVACGLALRRFDPS
- a CDS encoding penicillin-binding protein 1A translates to MTSRWWFYPALAAFAAVLVPALILGFAAIMTYPTLPSLEVLTDYRPKVPLRVYSSDGVLLGEFGEERRALVKIDEVPDLMKKAILAAEDDRFYQHGGIDYLGVLRAALSNFTSDSKQGASTITMQVARNFFLTKEKTITRKFNEMLLAFKIEHSLSKNDIFQLYINQIYLGQRAYGFAAASQIYFGKTLDQLHPAEMAMLAGLPKAPSAYNPVANPKRAKLRQMYVLRRMHELKFIDDSEYKTAQDEQLNVKHGYQSFAVRADFLSEMVRQEVYDRFQEATYTQGYRVYTTIRQADQRAAYESVRRGVIDYDHRHGYRGPEGFVSIAQGGEETLEDALQEISESDDLLPAIVQNVSSNSVSAYCRGGEIAEISGDGLKFAQRAFSEKTPLNQRIRVGSIIRVQRNDKGAWQITQLPQVEAAFVAASPQTGSIFALVGGFDFGRNKFNHITQAWRQPGSSIKPFIYSAALEKGITPATIFQDAPLTFDSSQTGSEAWSPKNFDGKFDGPMRVRAALTKSKNLVTVRIMQAITPEFAREHLARFGFDPEKHPPYLTTALGAGSVTPMQMLVGYSTFANGGYRIAPYFIDRIEDGKGKVLSLAKPLVAGDSAEQVIDVRNSYTMISMMQDVVSRGTATRAMQLGRHDLAGKTGTTSDSMDAWFCGFQASLVGISWIGFDTPRSLGDKETGGMAALPIWMGYMAKALKDVPEVEYQMPEGMVALKINDSGRRDPDGAITEFFYEEHAPASLLETLAKPFEAIKDKLFSP
- a CDS encoding nucleotidyltransferase domain-containing protein, encoding MKRDLMREQIAHHAARLIAEDGVTDFAFAKRKAARQMGAPDTHHLPSNQEVEAALRSFRALYQHDSHPSVVRALREQALYTMQQLSQFHPYLTGSVLSGTAGEQSDINLVVFSDDEKAVLLYLLKLGIEFDGGEWKVSLSGRMQTVPNYTLQTESGVPLHLTVLPDSARHSSGRKPETHADIAAVTALLHDSQINTMPDSPQPDHLHSDRPQPL
- a CDS encoding TolC family outer membrane protein: MKLKSLYCLLAMFAAPVAQGMDLLDAYHAAQGLDSIFAAARATHQAGQEKLTQGRALLLPSVNLVANSTFNNSTTNSATNARFGLPNPYTSRYNSYGYTVALVQPLFRPQNWLGYSQSELQVVMADAQFRAAEQDLVLRVAQAYFDVLMAQDSVQLAEAQKTAIAEQLAQAKRNFEVGSATVTDVYEAQARHDLVNSQLIAAQSGLLVKRRALQQLTGTTSNDLRILNQELRLDPPQPAVMSGWIETATLHNPQVTAAQAGAELADKEVTRSMSGHSPTADIVASYGQNNANGGTFGFGSDTRNTVVGVQVTVPIFQGMATQSKWREAEANRERARQELETARRNVELQTQQAYLGVESGIAQVGALQQALKSSASLLDASKLGQEVGVRTNLDVLNAQQQLYATRRDLYQAEYNFLMSRLRLKAAAGDLSEDDLAAVNQALY
- the ubiB gene encoding ubiquinone biosynthesis regulatory protein kinase UbiB, with the translated sequence MRLLRVLKILFVVLRFGLDEFILAHERTAFLRITLNWLMFFRDTDAPRAERLRLALESLGPIFVKFGQMLSTRRDLMPTDLADELAKLQDQVPPFPSSQAIALLEANFGKPLSQVFARFDEIPIASASVAQVHFAALPDGREVAVKVLRPGIARVIEHDLDLLDAAAALLERFWADGRRLKPREVVAEFSKHLHDELDLMREAASASQLKRNFATSNLLLVPEIYWDWCSESVMVMERMHGIPVSQVEAIRAAGVDISKLAADGVEIFYTQVFRDGFFHADMHPGNVQVARDGRYIALDFGIMGTLTDTDKSYLAQNFIAFFRRDYKRVAEVHIESGWAPADTRVDELEAAIRSVCEPIFDKPLREVSFGRVLLRLFQTSRRFGIEIQPQLVLLQKTLLNIEGLGLQLDPELDLWKTAKPWLERWMSEQIGWRGFVKSMQEEAPHYAMLLPQLPRLLYQRLNDKRLDQLEDILEMHFRQTQLRNRWLMAITAVLTAMLIWMVYGALK
- a CDS encoding ubiquinone biosynthesis accessory factor UbiJ, with amino-acid sequence MFAQPAIATLNHLLAGSGWAQPRLAKFAGKTAQFRIAPFSIACIVGEDGLLSATEEVVSADAVCVLPPSLLPRLAFQDESAYSQIQTSGDAALLAEIFYLSRNLRWDAAEDISRVTGDIAAQRIVQLVTGKHRQMRATALNLSQALAEYWTEERPLLAKPEQVAGFVQQVDQLRDDVARLEQRLARLSSGK